CACGGCGCGCAGGGCCCGGTGCAGCAAGTGGGTAGCCGTGTGATGCCGGGCCGCGCCCATCCGGCGCTCGCGGTCGATGGCCGCAGCCACCCGGTCGCCCTCGGCCAGCCGCCCCTGTTCCACCCGGACCCGGTGGACGATGACGTCGGCCAGCGGGCGCTGGACGTCGACCACCCGGGCGCTGCCGCCCGGCCAGCGCAACTGGCCCGTGTCGGCCACCTGACCGCCCCCCTCGGGGTAGAAGGGCGTGCGGTCGAGGACGACCAGCGCCTCCTGCTCCCGATCCACCCACGAGACCCGCTCGGCGCCGGCGACGATGGCCAGCACCCGGGCCTCGGCCACCGGCTCGTCGTAGCCCACGAAGTCCGACCGCAGGCCGGCCATCGCCTCGGCCAGGCTCTCCTCGTCGCCGCTGCCCAGGTACCCGTAGGTGCGGCGGGCCGCGCGGGCCCGGGCTCGCTGGGCCTCCAGCTGAGCGGCGAAGCCCTCCTCGTCGACGCGGATGCCGCGCTCCTCGGCGATCTCCCGGGTCAGCTCCAGGGGGAAGCCGTAGGTGTCGTAGAGGCGAAAGGCCGTCGCCCCGTCCAGCACGGCGCCTTGCTCGAGGCCCCTCATCTCCTGCTCGAGCACGGCGAGCCCCGACTCCAGCGTCTGCAAGAACCGGTGCTCCTCGGACTCCAGGACACGCTCGATGAGCGCCTGGCGCTGGCGGAGCTCGGGATAGGCCTCGCCCATGGCCTCCACGACACAGCCCGACAGCTCCCGCCAGAAGGGACGCCGCACTCCCGCCAGCCAGGCATGGCGGCTGGCCCGGCGCACGAGGCGTCGCATCACGTACCCCCGGCCCTCGTTGCCGGGCATGATGCCGTCCATGGCCATGAAGGTGGCGGCCCGGGCGTGGTCCACCATGATCCGGATGGCGCGGTCCGTCCGCTCGTCCTGGCCGTAGGGCCTGCCGACGATGGCGGCCGCCCTCTCCAGGATGCGGCGCACCTCGTCGGTCTCGAAGATGGTCTCGACGCCCTGCAGGATGGCCAGCATGCGCTCCAGGCCCATGCCGGTGTCGATGCCGGTGCGCTTGAGCGGGTGATACTGGCCCTGTTCGTCCTTGTGGAACTGGATGAAGACGAGATTCCAGAACTCCAGGAACCGCCCGCAGTCACAGCCCGGCTTGCAGCTCGGCGCCCCGCAGCCGAACTCGGGCCCGCGGTCCAGGTAGATCTCGGAGCAGGGGCCGCAAGGCCCGACCCCGATCTCCCAGAAGTTGTCCTCCTTGCCCAGCCGGACGATGCGCTCGGCCGGTACCCCCACCTGCTCGTGCCAGATGGCGAACGCCTCGTCGTCCTCCAGGTAGATGCTGACCCAGAGGCGCTCGGGGTCGATGGCCAGGCGCTCGGTGACGAACTCCCACGCCCAGGCGATGGCCTCGCGCTTGAAGTAGTCGCCGAACGAGAAGTTGCCCAGCATCTCGAAGAAGGTGGCGTGGCGGGCCGTGATCCCCACCCGGTCGATGTCGGCGGTGCGTACGCACCGCTGGCAGGTGGTCACCCGCCGGTGGGGGGGCTCGGCCTTGCCCAGGAAGTAGGGCTTGAACTGGACCATGCCCGCCCCTGTCAGCAAGAGCGTCGGGTCACCCTTGGGAACCAGTGACGAGCCGGGAAGCCGGGCGTGCCCCTTGCTCTCGAAGAAGCTCAAGTAGGCCTCCCGCAGCTCGTTGGCGGTCAGTCTGCGCATGGTATCGGAGAGCGCCCCTGGGCCTCCCTGTCTCGGGCCAGCAGAATCACCTAAAGGGTATAGGAGCCTCCAGGGGTTGTCAACGTCAGCACCTGGCGGCCCTCATGGCAGCGCCTGGCTCCGCTCCTCGACCTGGACGGCCGGCGGCCGCGTGCCCTCCGGCCGGGGGGAGGGCTCGGGGCCGGGATCCTCTGGCTGCCGGGCGGGCGCCCGCTCCAGGATCCCCGCCTCCCGCAGGGCGAAGCGCACCAGGTCCCGCAGCACCGAGGCCACCGGCACCGCCACCAGCATCCCCACCAGCCCTCCCAGCTCCGCGCCCGCCAGGACGGCCGCGATGACCGCCAGCGGGTGGAGCCCCGAGCTCCGGCTCATCACCCGCGGCTGGAGCAGGACGCTCTCCACCTGGTTGGCGGCCACCAGCAGCCCCACGGCCCACAGGGCGGTGACGGGGCTGCGCGTCAGCGCCAGGGCGACGATGGGCACCCCGACCGCGATGGGGCCGAAGTACGGCACGATGTTGAGCAGTCCCGTCAGCAGGCCCAACAGCAGCGCGTATGGCACCTGCAGCAACACGAGCCCCAGTGCGACCATGGCCCCCACCATCATCGAGACCAGGAGCTGGCCCCGGATGACGGCGGCCAGGGTCTGGTCGATCTCCAGGGCCAGCGAGACGATGGCCTGACGCCGTGCGGGGG
This genomic interval from Limnochorda sp. LNt contains the following:
- the alaS gene encoding alanine--tRNA ligase encodes the protein MRRLTANELREAYLSFFESKGHARLPGSSLVPKGDPTLLLTGAGMVQFKPYFLGKAEPPHRRVTTCQRCVRTADIDRVGITARHATFFEMLGNFSFGDYFKREAIAWAWEFVTERLAIDPERLWVSIYLEDDEAFAIWHEQVGVPAERIVRLGKEDNFWEIGVGPCGPCSEIYLDRGPEFGCGAPSCKPGCDCGRFLEFWNLVFIQFHKDEQGQYHPLKRTGIDTGMGLERMLAILQGVETIFETDEVRRILERAAAIVGRPYGQDERTDRAIRIMVDHARAATFMAMDGIMPGNEGRGYVMRRLVRRASRHAWLAGVRRPFWRELSGCVVEAMGEAYPELRQRQALIERVLESEEHRFLQTLESGLAVLEQEMRGLEQGAVLDGATAFRLYDTYGFPLELTREIAEERGIRVDEEGFAAQLEAQRARARAARRTYGYLGSGDEESLAEAMAGLRSDFVGYDEPVAEARVLAIVAGAERVSWVDREQEALVVLDRTPFYPEGGGQVADTGQLRWPGGSARVVDVQRPLADVIVHRVRVEQGRLAEGDRVAAAIDRERRMGAARHHTATHLLHRALRAVLGEHAMQAGSLVAPDRLRFDFNHFEPLSLEQIEALEREINRRVLEDLPVVAVQTTVEEALARGAMALFGEKYGERVRMIDIGDGYSRELCGGTHVRHTGEVGLVHIVAEESVAAGVRRIEAVAGEAALDYLLTRERQVRELGSRLQVSPGELGRQVERLVQQARAAQQEAEALRARLMSRYADEMVARAEAVGPAKLVVARLEGLDAPALRALGDRLREALGPSVVFLASPVDGKVLFVSMTTSDLARRGIHAGEIVRVAARAAGGDGGGRPEMAQAGARDPAKIDEALAAAARRAREMLLQAS
- a CDS encoding AI-2E family transporter yields the protein MTGGWWRQAALVVGAAVALAVAWRLRTVVIPFVLALVVAYLLEPLVSLLERRQVPRSAAILTVFLALAVAAGVAWVSVMPSAMAELEQLARRLPEQSRQWAEAAERLSRRLRLDTLPAGVDRLTQALTTRIERGVEALAARLGGLVVATLSQVLNLVLTPVVAYYILRDRERVAASLLTLVPPARRQAIVSLALEIDQTLAAVIRGQLLVSMMVGAMVALGLVLLQVPYALLLGLLTGLLNIVPYFGPIAVGVPIVALALTRSPVTALWAVGLLVAANQVESVLLQPRVMSRSSGLHPLAVIAAVLAGAELGGLVGMLVAVPVASVLRDLVRFALREAGILERAPARQPEDPGPEPSPRPEGTRPPAVQVEERSQALP